Proteins from one Leptidea sinapis chromosome 44, ilLepSina1.1, whole genome shotgun sequence genomic window:
- the LOC126977316 gene encoding uncharacterized protein LOC126977316 has protein sequence MSDEDDLNASIAHILLCCVAGNGLGRTHPKSFTHPGMHANFFVHGVVGFLHFQSTKFNNDFKGAYRISLAASRYLALPCLNADIQRNDQNMSSIHLLSGLIPFTLALAGCDNRHLGNLCIACNIVSLCVYSHEQSRTWGWYTAGGGVLAYFITTAVARKVSYPLCLALMDFCACQLFTVHFSGPGTI, from the exons ATGAGTGACGAAGATGATCTTAACGCATCTATTGCACATATTCTATTGTGTTGTGTCGCCGGCAATGGCCTGGGTCGAACGCATCCTAAAAGCTTCACACATCCGGGCATGCATGCCAACTTCTTCGTACACGGAGTCGTTGGATTTCTGCACTTCCAAA gtACAAAATTCAACAACGATTTCAAAGGAGCCTACAGAATCAGTTTGGCTGCATCTCGATACCTAGCCTTGCCCTGCCTGAACGCAGATATACAGCGGAACGACCAGAACATGAGCAGTATCCATCTTCTTTCCGGCCTTATACCCTTCACACTAGCCCTGGCAGGATGCGATAACCGGCATCTAGGCAATCTGTGCATAGCTTGCAACATTGTATCCCTGTGTGTCTACTCCCACGAGCAAAGCAGAACTTGGGGCTGGTATACTGCAGGTGGTGGAGTCCTGGCCTACTTTATAACGACAGCGGTTGCCAGGAAGGTGTCTTATCCTCTGTGCTTGGCGCTCATGGACTTCTGCGCGTGTCAACTATTTACTGTACACTTTTCAGGACCTGGCACAATATAA
- the LOC126977314 gene encoding uncharacterized protein LOC126977314: MSDEDDLNASIAHILLCCVAGNGLGRTHPKSFTHPGMHANFFIHGVVGFLHFQSTKFNNDFKGAYRISLAASRYLALPCLNADIHRNDQNMSAIHLVSGLIPFALALAGSDNPHLGNLCIACNIVSLCVYSHEHNRTWGWYTAGTGVLAYFITTAVAKKVSYPLCLALMDYCACQLFSVHFSGPGGI; encoded by the exons ATGAGTGACGAAGATGATCTTAACGCATCTATTGCGCATATTCTATTGTGTTGTGTCGCCGGTAATGGCCTGGGTCGGACGCATCCTAAAAGCTTCACACATCCGGGCATGCATGCCAACTTCTTCATACACGGAGTCGTTGGATTTCTGCACTTCCAAA GTACAAAATTCAACAACGACTTCAAAGGAGCCTACAGAATCAGTTTGGCTGCATCTCGATACCTAGCCCTACCCTGCCTGAACGCAGATATACACCGGAACGACCAGAACATGAGCGCTATCCATCTTGTTTCCGGCCTAATCCCCTTCGCACTAGCTTTGGCAGGAAGCGATAACCCGCATCTGGGCAATCTGTGCATAGCTTGCAACATTGTATCCCTGTGTGTCTACTCCCACGAGCACAACAGAACTTGGGGCTGGTACACTGCAGGTACTGGAGTCCTGGCCTACTTTATAACAACAGCGGTTGCCAAGAAGGTGTCCTATCCTCTGTGCTTGGCGCTCATGGACTACTGCGCGTGTCAACTATTTTCTGTACACTTTTCTGGGCCTGGCGGAATATAA